The Fodinibius salicampi DNA window TATCGTTTGATATCCTGTTCGCTGCTGCTCCAGGTTTTGAAACAGCAACGTTTTCATAAAACATATCCTGGAATGCGATAGTGCTCCGCTTAAATCCCGTTGTACCTACGTTTGCCATGTTATTGGCAATATTATCTACGGATTTTTGCTGAGCACTCATTCCAAGTGCCGCCGTACTTAATGCTCTAAACATATCTTATATATTTTGTTGTAATTTAAAATTGGCCAAGCTTTGATGTAGCCTGACTTAACATTTCATCTGTAGTTCTAATTGCTCGTTGTTGTGACTCAAACATCTTTACTGTCTTCATCATATCAACCATTTCATTCAGGGGATTAACATTTCCCTTTTCATAGTACCCCTGCATAATGCTGCTTGAGTGATCTTCTACCAGCTGTTCTTCCCTAACCGCAAAATAATTACTCCCCTGGCGTTCAAGTCTCGAAGTGTCTTTAACTTCAACGGTCATAATCTTATCAAAAACCTCTTCATCAATACGGATTGTCCCATCAGTGGCAACCTCAATCTCTGCACTCTTGTTATTACGACCACTGGCCTTGATATAATCGGGCATATTAATAGGACCTGAATTGCCTATGACACGGCCGCCATTCCCATCAACCAAGTACCCATCTGTATCGATGCTAAACCTTCCATCCCGGGTTAGTTGCCTTCCATTCTGCCCTTCTACCATAAAGAATCCTTCGCCCTTGATAGCGAAATCGAACTTATTATCAGTAGCTTCCAGTACTCCCTGGGTCATATCTACCTGCTGCATGGGAACGGTTCTGGTAACTTCTTTACCGTCGACCTGCTCTTTAACCATCTGATAAAATACCTTGTTTCCCTTAAATCCCGGTGTATTTATATTGGCAAGGTTGTCAGCAGTGATGTCCTGTGTCTTCGATAACATCTGCATGGCCCGCATCTGGGCTTCTAATCTTTCTATCATAGTATCCTAGCTAGGTCTTGTTTAGAATTCATCAACCGGCTCCCGCCAGCCCGGATAGTATATACCTTCAAATTCTGTGCCACTTACCCATTTTGCACATCCATAGCGATAGTAACGACTAAGAAAAGCCCCTAAAGTTTGTACACTGGTTTCCTCTCCCAATCGCATTATATGCTGCTTTCTATCTTATTTATTGGGAGTTATCCCCTGTATTAAAAATTATACGTTGCCTTTACAGGCATAGAGACATTCGTATATGAGGCATCCGAAAAAAATGGAAATGTTTTCCGCTCTTGTGGATGTTTTCTCCCTTTTGATAAATAAAACCCATCATTCAACCGCAAAGATCGGCAACATAATAACTGGTACTGTATTTGTTTCATATAACACATCATGTCAGATCAAAACTCAGCGCAGGAAAAAACAGAAGAACCCACCCAACGACGGATAGAAAAAGCCCGCGAGGAGGGGAACGTCAGTGTGAGTACGGAGATATCATCCGTAATGATCATGCTAGTTTCCACCATAACCTTTGTAGGGATGGGTGGACTTATGTATCACCATATGAAAACGATCTTCGAAAGCTTTTTCTGGAATGCCGGTATGCCTGTAAATAACCAGGAACAGGCTCTTATGTATCTGAATGTAGCTGGCAACCATGCCATCCAGCTTATGCTGCCATTATTTATCGTACTCATTGTGACCGCTCTTGTTGTAAATCTTATCCAAACAAAGGGCGCTTTTTCCCTTAAGGCCATTCAACCCAAGGGAAGCAAAATTAATCCTGTTAACGGAATTAAGCGGGTCTTTTCAAAGCGTGGATTGGTAGAACTCGTAAAAGGACTCTTTAAGCTTTTCGTCATGGGTCTGATTGTCTATTTCACTATTGAAGCAAACATCAGTCATTTCGTCTCTTTCTCTATAATGCCTATAGAATATAGTCTCAGTG harbors:
- a CDS encoding flagellar hook-basal body protein: MIERLEAQMRAMQMLSKTQDITADNLANINTPGFKGNKVFYQMVKEQVDGKEVTRTVPMQQVDMTQGVLEATDNKFDFAIKGEGFFMVEGQNGRQLTRDGRFSIDTDGYLVDGNGGRVIGNSGPINMPDYIKASGRNNKSAEIEVATDGTIRIDEEVFDKIMTVEVKDTSRLERQGSNYFAVREEQLVEDHSSSIMQGYYEKGNVNPLNEMVDMMKTVKMFESQQRAIRTTDEMLSQATSKLGQF
- the flhB gene encoding flagellar biosynthesis protein FlhB, whose translation is MSDQNSAQEKTEEPTQRRIEKAREEGNVSVSTEISSVMIMLVSTITFVGMGGLMYHHMKTIFESFFWNAGMPVNNQEQALMYLNVAGNHAIQLMLPLFIVLIVTALVVNLIQTKGAFSLKAIQPKGSKINPVNGIKRVFSKRGLVELVKGLFKLFVMGLIVYFTIEANISHFVSFSIMPIEYSLSESGSHILLFIGRILAALLIMSIADAAYQQYQHKQDLKMSKQEVKDERKQSEGDPQMKSKRKAMGMSMRKKRLDHAVLESDVVVTNPIHYAIALQYDPDESKAPIVMAKGQRLRAQKIKKLAKELDIPVVENKPVAQALFASADVDEYIPEDLFRAVAEILAYVYKLKNKHNI